One Pararhizobium sp. IMCC3301 DNA segment encodes these proteins:
- the ehuD gene encoding ectoine/hydroxyectoine ABC transporter permease subunit EhuD encodes MGWKWDFTWEILPRLVEATGNTLLAAGGGYAVALVLGLVFALAQRTPLRLLTMVTRELVEFIRSTPLLLQVFFIYYVGPQFGLRLSPWTAGLIAIGVHYAAYLSEVYRGGIEGVPKGQWEAAKAINLSTAQTYRRIVIPQALPPALAGMGNYLVGIFKDTPMLSVIGVGELMHAANSIGAENYRYLEPYTIVGLIFLAISLPTAWFIGRFETAIRRKLGLIK; translated from the coding sequence ATCGGCTGGAAATGGGACTTTACCTGGGAAATACTGCCACGCCTTGTGGAAGCAACGGGCAACACGCTTCTGGCGGCGGGTGGTGGCTATGCGGTGGCGCTTGTGCTGGGATTGGTGTTTGCGCTGGCGCAACGCACGCCCTTGCGTTTGTTGACGATGGTGACCCGTGAACTGGTCGAATTCATTCGCTCGACCCCACTGCTGCTGCAGGTATTCTTTATCTACTATGTCGGTCCGCAGTTTGGACTGCGCCTGTCGCCCTGGACGGCCGGGTTGATTGCAATCGGAGTGCACTATGCCGCTTATCTATCCGAGGTCTACCGCGGCGGGATCGAAGGCGTGCCCAAGGGCCAGTGGGAAGCCGCAAAGGCGATCAACCTTTCGACAGCCCAGACCTATCGGCGCATCGTCATCCCACAGGCGCTACCCCCGGCACTGGCAGGAATGGGAAACTATCTGGTCGGCATCTTCAAGGACACGCCGATGCTGTCAGTGATCGGGGTTGGTGAGCTGATGCATGCTGCCAATTCTATCGGTGCTGAAAACTATCGCTATCTGGAGCCCTACACGATCGTTGGCCTCATCTTCCTTGCGATATCGCTGCCGACGGCCTGGTTTATCGGCCGATTTGAGACGGCAATACGCCGCAAACTGGGACTGATCAAATGA
- the ehuC gene encoding ectoine/hydroxyectoine ABC transporter permease subunit EhuC, whose product MSYLDFVVTHSDRLVAGTLITIAQFVLAALVAVMAAVLSGLMKLAPSQPLRGIATIYIEIFRGTSLLVQLYWVFFALPLFGISLDKFTAGFVTVGLCYGAYGAELVRGAILSVPKGQWEAAVALNMSPMRRMWRIILPQALVGMLPPWGNLMVEILKGTALVALISVTDLMFETRQINNNTFLSAQAFGTALIIYYVFARFLITPLMRWMERVMARKIGRA is encoded by the coding sequence ATGTCTTATCTGGATTTTGTTGTCACCCACAGTGATCGCCTTGTCGCCGGTACGCTGATCACCATTGCGCAATTCGTGCTGGCGGCACTTGTGGCCGTTATGGCGGCGGTGCTGTCAGGGCTGATGAAGCTGGCCCCGTCGCAGCCATTGCGCGGCATCGCCACTATCTATATCGAGATTTTTCGTGGCACCTCGCTGCTGGTGCAGCTTTACTGGGTATTCTTCGCCCTGCCCCTGTTCGGGATCTCTCTCGACAAGTTCACGGCGGGCTTTGTCACCGTGGGCCTTTGCTATGGTGCCTACGGTGCCGAATTGGTGCGCGGCGCGATTCTTTCGGTGCCCAAGGGCCAGTGGGAAGCGGCGGTGGCGCTGAACATGTCGCCCATGCGCCGAATGTGGCGGATTATCCTGCCACAAGCGCTGGTGGGGATGCTGCCTCCCTGGGGCAATCTGATGGTCGAAATCCTGAAGGGCACGGCGCTGGTTGCGTTGATCTCTGTCACGGACCTGATGTTTGAAACCCGCCAGATCAACAACAACACTTTTTTGTCGGCGCAGGCGTTCGGCACCGCGCTGATCATCTACTACGTCTTTGCCCGCTTCCTGATCACGCCGCTCATGCGTTGGATGGAACGGGTCATGGCCCGCAAGATTGGAAGGGCCTGA